In Melioribacteraceae bacterium 4301-Me, a genomic segment contains:
- the nuoL gene encoding NADH-quinone oxidoreductase subunit L, which yields MINYMPLAIIFPLIGFLINGLLGPKIKNEKIIGTIGSATIGLSFLISLFAFFETLSLPIEQRSNTIELFSWLNAGGLNIKFGYLVDQLSLVMSLIVTGVGFLIHVYSIGYMHGDKGFWRFFAYLNLFIFAMMNLVLADNFVVLFLGWEGVGLCSYLLIGFWYDKKFEKGTVAQAAKKAFIVNRIGDFGFLLGMFLIYSTFSSLNFNEVFSIAQNSSFPSSIFNLIALFLFIGATGKSAQIPLYVWLPDAMAGPTPVSALIHAATMVTAGVYMVARTSIIFVSAPIVMTLVAVIGLLTALFAATIGLVQNDIKKILAYSTISQLGYMFLAAGVGAFSASIFHVMTHAFFKALLFLGAGSIIHAMHEQQDIQYYGGLKKYMPITYFTFLIAALAISGFPGFSGFFSKDEILWYSFSQGSFFYWIIGAITALLTAFYIFRLFSLTFLGKERFLKTSSLEEKGDDGRLPHESPKVMTIPLIILGILSAIGGYIGIPSVFSGEGGNKFELWLEPVFKPAEEKLSFYSMHTPSEEILLMIISIALALTGIYFAYYVYTKKPAIAETVKRKFKNIYNLLLNKYFVDEFYEAAVVQPIQKSSEKILWKFTDAFLIDGIVNGTAELVEKTSKIIRKMQTGVAQFYAVVMMIGIAAVLLWIIFSL from the coding sequence ATGATTAATTACATGCCATTAGCTATAATTTTTCCTTTAATAGGTTTTTTAATTAATGGCTTGCTCGGTCCTAAAATTAAAAATGAAAAGATAATTGGAACTATTGGTAGTGCTACTATAGGATTGTCATTTTTAATTTCATTATTTGCTTTTTTTGAGACCTTAAGCTTGCCAATTGAACAAAGGAGTAATACAATCGAATTGTTTAGTTGGCTGAACGCTGGTGGACTTAATATTAAATTTGGCTATTTAGTTGACCAACTTTCACTTGTAATGTCTTTGATTGTTACTGGTGTGGGCTTTTTAATTCATGTCTATTCTATAGGTTACATGCATGGCGATAAAGGCTTTTGGAGATTCTTTGCTTATCTTAATCTGTTCATTTTCGCTATGATGAATTTAGTTCTTGCCGATAATTTTGTTGTATTGTTTTTAGGATGGGAAGGTGTTGGTCTTTGTTCTTATTTATTAATTGGTTTTTGGTATGATAAGAAATTTGAAAAGGGAACAGTAGCCCAAGCGGCTAAGAAAGCTTTTATTGTAAATCGTATTGGAGATTTTGGCTTTTTGTTGGGCATGTTCTTAATCTATTCTACCTTCAGCTCCCTTAATTTTAATGAGGTATTTTCAATTGCACAAAATTCTTCATTCCCATCTTCAATTTTTAATTTAATAGCACTTTTCTTATTCATTGGTGCTACGGGTAAATCAGCCCAAATTCCACTTTATGTTTGGTTACCCGATGCAATGGCAGGTCCTACACCTGTTTCTGCATTAATTCATGCTGCTACGATGGTTACTGCAGGAGTTTATATGGTTGCAAGAACTTCGATTATTTTTGTTTCGGCACCCATAGTTATGACATTAGTAGCAGTCATTGGTTTATTGACCGCTTTATTTGCAGCAACTATAGGATTGGTACAAAATGATATTAAAAAAATTCTTGCATATTCTACAATAAGCCAATTAGGCTACATGTTTCTTGCTGCAGGCGTTGGCGCGTTTTCAGCATCTATATTTCATGTTATGACTCATGCATTTTTTAAAGCATTATTATTTCTTGGAGCTGGTTCTATTATTCATGCTATGCACGAACAACAGGATATTCAATACTATGGTGGACTAAAAAAATATATGCCTATAACATACTTTACTTTCTTAATTGCTGCTTTAGCGATATCAGGCTTCCCAGGTTTTTCAGGCTTTTTTAGTAAAGATGAAATTTTGTGGTATTCTTTTAGCCAAGGCAGCTTTTTCTATTGGATAATAGGGGCAATTACAGCATTACTAACAGCATTTTATATATTCCGTTTATTTTCTTTAACCTTTTTAGGCAAAGAAAGATTTTTAAAGACCTCCTCTCTTGAAGAAAAAGGTGATGATGGGCGGTTACCTCATGAGTCACCTAAAGTAATGACCATACCATTAATAATTCTTGGGATATTATCTGCAATAGGAGGTTACATTGGCATACCATCTGTATTTTCCGGCGAGGGAGGAAATAAATTTGAACTATGGCTTGAACCTGTATTTAAACCTGCTGAAGAAAAACTCTCATTCTACAGTATGCATACTCCCTCTGAAGAAATTCTTTTAATGATTATCTCTATTGCTTTGGCATTAACAGGAATTTATTTTGCCTATTACGTTTACACTAAAAAGCCTGCTATTGCTGAAACAGTTAAAAGAAAATTTAAGAACATTTACAACTTATTGCTCAATAAATATTTTGTTGACGAATTTTATGAAGCAGCAGTAGTCCAGCCAATACAAAAAAGCTCTGAAAAAATACTTTGGAAATTTACTGATGCCTTCTTAATTGATGGGATCGTAAACGGCACAGCTGAATTAGTTGAAAAAACTTCCAAAATAATCAGGAAGATGCAGACCGGAGTTGCCCAGTTTTATGCTGTCGTTATGATGATCGGAATAGCTGCTGTTTTACTGTGGATAATTTTTAGTTTATAA